The sequence below is a genomic window from Candidatus Neomarinimicrobiota bacterium.
TGCAGCAGGAGGCGTTCACAATGGACGTGGTGCTGCCTGGAGTGCAGATGGTAGAACCATGTATGTGGCTGATTTTGGCTACAATAGCATCACGGTCTGGGATCTAATTGGTACAGGTCCCGATTCGATTCATCTTGAGATCCCTTTGGCTTATGCAGCTCCCAATTACACAATAGCTCTCCCAGTAAATGTTGAATTCCCCTTCGATTTCAATTGTGATACCGCTGTCATTGGTCTGGGAGGGTTCCAGGATGATTTGGAATTTACAGGTATTATCACGGAGGGTGGACTGCTTCAGGATGCAAACTGGTCCATTGAATACACCGAAACAGATACACTCATGATATCGCTCGGTACCAGTGGCAATGGTGTGAGAGGGGCAGGGACGCTATTCTGGTTGGAATTTTATGTGCCGGATACACTTGAAAACGTGTTTGTACCAGTCACAATTGACACTACCCTGTTCAACAACGGGGACCCGGATATTGTCATAGTGGATGGAGGTCTTGAGATTCTGGAAAACGCATTTTTCGGAGATGTGGACCTGAATATGGATGTCCGTGCTTTTGATGCATCCCAAATATTGAAATATCTGGTTGATCTAATCGAACTCGAACCCCAGCAATTGTTGAATTCTGATGTGAGTTTGGACGGCACTGTATCAGCTTACGATGCCACATTCATTCTGCAATATGTGGTTGGGCTAATTGATGCGTTGCCATACATACCTGGACCTGATCTGCAGCTTGCCAGTGGGAGCATGTCCCTGGAATCAGCATTGCTTAGGCCTGGTGCCATGGTTGAAGTGCCACTACTCCTCCAGAATCCAGATAATATCTATTCATTCGAAGGGCAGATAGATTGGGATGTACAGCACCTTGGTCTTGTTTCAGTTGAATGGAGTGAACTCTCTCATGGCCTGGCCATTGAGTGGAATAGTCAGGATGGCTTTCTGAGATTCGCTGGTGCTGGTGAACTAGAACCTGGCTTATCCGATGTTTTGGCTATTATGCAATTTCAGGTTTCTGATCAATTCGATGAGGAACAAACCAGTATTTCATTGAGCAAGCTCCGTTTCAATGAAGAAGACCTCCAGGAAGATGTTGCCCGGGTGGAGTTAATTCACGCCGTTTTAAATCTGGAACAGGGTGAGTTGCCTATCAGTTTCGACTTGTTGCCAAATTATCCCAACCCCTTCAATCCACTTACATCTATTCGCTATGATTTACCAGTCGAGGCAGAGGTAAGTCTCCAGGTATTCGATTTAAAAGGTCGATTGGTGCAAACTCTGGTACGCAGCCGTCAATCTCAAGGCCGGTACGCCATATGGTGGAATGGCACCAGTAATTCCGGATATCCAGTCTCAGCAGGAGTCTATTTATGTCATCTGCAGGCAAGCGATTATAGTGCAACGATCAAGATGCTTTACTTACGATAGAGTGAGATGATGAAAACTCAAATAGGTCGTAAAGTAAAACATTTTTGGAGGGAAAAAATGAGCTGGATAAAAAGTGTTATCACACTGGGATTAATAACTGTGTTTGGGATAAGTGCGAACAGCTTAAATGCACAAATAATTATTGATGGGATTATTTCTGATTGGGACGACGTTGCACAATTTGACGTGGCACCCAACCCAGAAGAATATGTAGGAGATTTCCTTTATCCCTCAGGTGATATAAGCGATATCTACATTACCCAGAATCAGGACAGCTTGTTTGTTCGAATTGATATCAATCCGGATGGCAATATTTCCGATTTGGCAGCTGATAATTCCATGATCCAAATTGGTTTTGATACTGACAACAATGTTAGTACTGGGCTTACCTGGGATTGGTGGATGACAGGGGTCGACTATTTTGCCGGTGTTACCTGGCCCAATACCTGGAACGGGATGGCGTGGCCTATCCCCACTCAAGATAGTCTTGGAATTGTGCGGTTTGTCGGCCCTCATGGGGGTGAAGCAGATTGGGAGGACACCTATTACGGTTGTGAAACAGCAGCCAGTTCTGATGGCACTTCATATGAAATTGCCATTCCCTTGGCTGCCCTGGGTGAGCTCTCAGAGAGTCTAACCATCATGTTTCTCACTGAAGAGACCGTGAACTGGGCTGCGGATTCCTACCCAAATTCCTTGGGTGATGAGACAGCAGTTTATGAAATTGCCAGAATAACCAACACCATTTCATTCATTGTTCCTGAAGTGCAGGCTTCCCCTGGGCAGGATGTTATGCTCCCTCTCCTGGTTGAATTCCCCACTGACTCCAGCTACAGCTCCGCTGAAATCAGTGTTGGAGGCTTCCAGGGCGAATTGGAGCTTCTTGATGTCATTTTGAGTGGCAGTCTCATGGGATTTGCTGATTGGTCATACCAGATGAATGAGACGGACAGTTTGCTACATCTCGCCTTTGCCGGAGCAAATGAAATTTACGGGGAGGGACAGCTATTCCAGCTGGCATTCCATATCCCTGATGACGCTGAGCCCGGCTTTGTTCCCGTCACCATCCATTCAATCCTTTTTGATAATGCTGGCATACCAGATTCTATCATCAACGGTGGAATAGAAATAATTCCGCCTGGATTTATTGTCAGGAACACGGATGACAATGGTCCAGGTTCTCTGAGACAGTATATCCTTGAAGCCAACCTGAATCCTGGAGTAGATACGATCAAATTTGACATCCCTGGTCCCGGTCCTCATACCATCCAGCTATTTTCAGCCTTACCGACCATCACGGACCCTATCGTCATTGATGGGACCACAGAACCTGATTTCTCAGGAGGTCCAGTGATTGAATTGGATGGGAGCAGTGCAGGACCGATTACGTCTGGATTAAAGATTACTGCCGGAAACAGTACCGTGCGAGGATTGCTAATAAATCGTTTCCATGAAAACGGGATTCTATTGGAATATGGTGGAGGCAATGTCATTCAGGGGAACCTCATTGGTACCGATGTCAATGGAACCAGCGCTTTAGGGAATTCATGGGATGGTGTCCGCATAGGACAGGGTAGCGATTTCAATATCATCGGTGGAACAACAGAAGCTCACAGAAATCTTCTTTCTGGCAATGGCGAGTGCGGCGTGAATATCTCGGGTTGGGGAACAAATAATAATACTGTTATCGGGAATTTCATCGGCACCGATATCAATGGAACCACTGCATTGGGAAATGGCTGGGACGGTGCTCGCATTCAGGGAGGAAGTCATTCCAACACTATCGGTGGAATAACGGCTGGTGCAGTGAACATTATTTCAGGCAACAGCGAATGTGGAGTGAATATTGGAGGATCTGGAACCAGTGGTAATTCTGTCATCGGAAATCTAATTGGGACGGATCTCACTGGAACGTCAGGAATTGGGAATGGTTCATCCGGAATAAGTGTGGTAAGTAACTTCAATATTATTGGTGGACTTTTGGCAGAAGAGCGTAATGTAATTTCAGGGAATATGGGACCCGGCATTGAGTTCTGTTGTGAAGATTACGGTTATAACCAGGTGATGGGCAATTATATCGGGACGGATATATCTGGTACTGAAG
It includes:
- a CDS encoding T9SS type A sorting domain-containing protein produces the protein MTKIRLVIIGIILMMNTLCAEWEFSHVLDRVDLDVTSSCGMHGVAVDPDGNIWYGMYSSSGSWAYDTLDVNGEEVYILPIFAVTPLGEPLPFSPIYTLSNGEVIDTMTSGCRGMATAADGHILYSVSGKLYKVNYQTGEGIAVYHFPEYTSGLTKPAVDDSGRIYISTVAHGYPVKILNPDLTELGNALDDNSGGYNRAIAVTGDGHDLYLGSVWNGVGIRHFYSPIPGVFPYEPVDTIGGWWMDNATWFQPMWAEDVSLNPFDDQLYAASTEINYTGDEYHYSRWYIYDRVSGEELDSFGIPEGDYAAGGVHNGRGAAWSADGRTMYVADFGYNSITVWDLIGTGPDSIHLEIPLAYAAPNYTIALPVNVEFPFDFNCDTAVIGLGGFQDDLEFTGIITEGGLLQDANWSIEYTETDTLMISLGTSGNGVRGAGTLFWLEFYVPDTLENVFVPVTIDTTLFNNGDPDIVIVDGGLEILENAFFGDVDLNMDVRAFDASQILKYLVDLIELEPQQLLNSDVSLDGTVSAYDATFILQYVVGLIDALPYIPGPDLQLASGSMSLESALLRPGAMVEVPLLLQNPDNIYSFEGQIDWDVQHLGLVSVEWSELSHGLAIEWNSQDGFLRFAGAGELEPGLSDVLAIMQFQVSDQFDEEQTSISLSKLRFNEEDLQEDVARVELIHAVLNLEQGELPISFDLLPNYPNPFNPLTSIRYDLPVEAEVSLQVFDLKGRLVQTLVRSRQSQGRYAIWWNGTSNSGYPVSAGVYLCHLQASDYSATIKMLYLR
- a CDS encoding T9SS type A sorting domain-containing protein codes for the protein MSWIKSVITLGLITVFGISANSLNAQIIIDGIISDWDDVAQFDVAPNPEEYVGDFLYPSGDISDIYITQNQDSLFVRIDINPDGNISDLAADNSMIQIGFDTDNNVSTGLTWDWWMTGVDYFAGVTWPNTWNGMAWPIPTQDSLGIVRFVGPHGGEADWEDTYYGCETAASSDGTSYEIAIPLAALGELSESLTIMFLTEETVNWAADSYPNSLGDETAVYEIARITNTISFIVPEVQASPGQDVMLPLLVEFPTDSSYSSAEISVGGFQGELELLDVILSGSLMGFADWSYQMNETDSLLHLAFAGANEIYGEGQLFQLAFHIPDDAEPGFVPVTIHSILFDNAGIPDSIINGGIEIIPPGFIVRNTDDNGPGSLRQYILEANLNPGVDTIKFDIPGPGPHTIQLFSALPTITDPIVIDGTTEPDFSGGPVIELDGSSAGPITSGLKITAGNSTVRGLLINRFHENGILLEYGGGNVIQGNLIGTDVNGTSALGNSWDGVRIGQGSDFNIIGGTTEAHRNLLSGNGECGVNISGWGTNNNTVIGNFIGTDINGTTALGNGWDGARIQGGSHSNTIGGITAGAVNIISGNSECGVNIGGSGTSGNSVIGNLIGTDLTGTSGIGNGSSGISVVSNFNIIGGLLAEERNVISGNMGPGIEFCCEDYGYNQVMGNYIGTDISGTEALGNGSGINILSPGNLIGNHFQGAGNVISGNMGNGIDIGSPDMPATANSNSIKGNFIGTDVTGTMALPNGGTGILISEAGFNLIGGYDPGAGNVISGNMLDGVLIADNSSVNYIQGNKIGTDVTGEAAILNSFGISIQNGASNNLIGGMEPAAGNLISGNWRDGIRIFDDSHYNTIKGNLIGTNVSGEASLENQRDGIRLEAGATHNLIGGAAPGARNVISGNGESGIMFYTNSTLNTVQGNLIGTNITEDSALPNFIGISIRSTSSNNLVGGTEFGSGNVISGNSNVGVRLYNSSSNNILQGNIIGTNLTGDLDIGNQREGIRIYDGSTNNLIGGSVDGAANTIAYNSRSGILINSSVSMTGNQCLSNSIYLNAGLGIDLSPTSPGDGITPNDPGDVDEGPNRYQNFPESINIGVDDNDYLIIQYLVDSDPENSDYPLQVEFFQADTGGAGQLFFASDVYDTTDFELGLKTVDLGPAVNYGIVMGDQIVATATDAAGNTSEFSAMSELGDYVYVEEAIEIPENYMLQQNYPNPFNPSTTIRYGLPETSDVSLVIYNLKGREVRRFSETSQAAGWVNLRWDGTSNNGEPVSTGVYLCRMVAGNYTRTIKMVYLR